The Paenibacillus sp. FSL R7-0204 genome includes a region encoding these proteins:
- the murQ gene encoding N-acetylmuramic acid 6-phosphate etherase — MNDYLAGLTTEAVNPDTLMIDECTTEQMVQLMNQQDALVSAAVANEIPQIARAVDILHHRLSAGGRMFYIGAGTSGRLGVLDASECPPTFGTDPSMVQGYIAGGDIALRSAVEGCEDDEEEGTALAESIGVTDQDVVIGISASGSAKFVIAALAKAKELGAATIGVCNNKDSKFEPIADICISPVVGPEVISGSTRLKAGTAQKLVLNMLTTCTMVKLGKTYNNLMVDLKASNFKLVDRSLRIIMNTTGVDTQAASETLEKAGMNCKLAIMMIKTGLDAKAAEAALEANGGRLKQAILSLN, encoded by the coding sequence ATGAATGACTACCTTGCGGGATTAACCACAGAGGCCGTAAATCCGGACACCCTGATGATTGATGAATGTACGACTGAACAAATGGTCCAGTTAATGAATCAGCAGGATGCTCTGGTCTCCGCAGCCGTCGCCAACGAAATCCCGCAGATTGCAAGGGCGGTAGATATTCTGCACCACAGGCTGTCTGCTGGCGGGAGAATGTTTTACATAGGAGCCGGCACATCCGGAAGATTGGGTGTTTTGGACGCTTCCGAATGTCCTCCTACCTTTGGTACAGATCCTTCCATGGTACAAGGATATATCGCTGGGGGTGATATTGCTTTACGGAGTGCGGTTGAAGGCTGTGAAGACGATGAGGAGGAAGGGACCGCATTAGCCGAAAGCATCGGGGTGACAGACCAGGATGTAGTTATAGGCATTTCGGCAAGCGGGAGTGCCAAATTTGTGATTGCAGCTTTGGCGAAGGCGAAGGAGCTTGGGGCAGCTACCATCGGGGTGTGCAACAACAAGGACTCCAAGTTTGAACCCATTGCAGATATTTGTATTTCACCTGTTGTAGGACCGGAGGTCATTAGCGGCTCGACCCGGTTAAAGGCGGGAACGGCTCAAAAGCTGGTGCTTAATATGCTGACCACATGTACTATGGTCAAGTTAGGTAAAACGTATAACAACTTAATGGTTGATTTAAAAGCCAGCAATTTCAAGCTGGTAGACCGCTCCCTCCGCATTATTATGAATACGACGGGTGTAGACACCCAAGCCGCCTCAGAGACGCTTGAAAAGGCAGGAATGAATTGTAAGCTGGCCATCATGATGATTAAAACGGGGTTAGACGCAAAGGCGGCAGAAGCAGCGCTTGAAGCCAATGGAGGACGCCTGAAACAAGCGATCCTATCATTGAATTAA
- a CDS encoding MurR/RpiR family transcriptional regulator yields the protein MNLNDNILIKIREMRDSFTPVERLVGDYILENKEEIPHLSIKELAQSSKTSDASVLRFCKTMGYSGYRNFIVSISASLGSRDEDAKAQYTDIQPGDELSTIISNISLNNMKSIEDTLSVVDRKEIARAVEVLCHSKRIVFFGIGASGIVCMDGEQKFSRINKMCHAYTDGHSQLTAATLLGKDDVAIFVSNSGATSDIIDALIIAQKNKATCIAVTRYNKSELAVRADIVLSISTPEITIRSGAMGSRIAMLTIIDILFAGVASAEYEQVKTSLTNTHNILKKKLRY from the coding sequence ATGAATTTAAATGACAATATATTAATCAAGATTCGTGAAATGCGGGACAGCTTTACTCCGGTTGAACGGCTGGTCGGGGATTATATTCTGGAGAACAAAGAAGAGATTCCCCATTTATCCATTAAGGAATTGGCCCAATCGAGTAAAACAAGTGATGCCTCAGTCCTGCGGTTCTGTAAAACAATGGGCTACAGCGGATACCGCAATTTTATTGTGAGTATATCGGCTTCTTTGGGTTCCCGTGATGAGGATGCAAAGGCCCAATATACAGATATTCAGCCGGGTGACGAGCTCTCGACCATTATTTCAAATATTTCACTTAATAACATGAAATCCATTGAGGACACACTTAGTGTGGTTGACCGGAAAGAGATTGCAAGAGCAGTAGAAGTGCTGTGCCATAGCAAAAGAATTGTTTTCTTTGGCATAGGGGCATCAGGAATCGTGTGTATGGACGGGGAACAGAAATTCTCGCGCATTAACAAGATGTGTCATGCTTATACGGATGGCCATAGCCAGCTTACTGCAGCAACCTTACTCGGCAAAGATGATGTGGCCATTTTTGTTTCGAACTCTGGTGCAACCAGTGACATTATCGATGCCCTGATCATTGCCCAGAAGAATAAAGCGACTTGTATTGCGGTTACCCGGTACAACAAAAGTGAGCTTGCAGTGCGGGCGGATATTGTTCTTAGCATATCTACCCCTGAAATAACGATCCGCAGCGGCGCCATGGGCTCGCGTATTGCAATGCTGACGATCATCGACATCCTGTTTGCCGGGGTTGCCAGTGCAGAATACGAGCAGGTAAAAACCTCTTTGACCAATACGCATAATATTTTGAAGAAAAAACTCAGATATTAA
- a CDS encoding ABC transporter substrate-binding protein produces the protein MKKRNGSKLLLSAIMMMSLLSACGGKANNTADSSNSGNTGSSGAGKDTITALLPPVSANYQARFADMEKEFNALHPNLTLKIEPASWEDMTQKLDTQVNAGSPPDIAWIGASGLSKYAALDVLIDLNPVLSDEIKADYDEVPMKYFQLGDAQYGLPAYMEIHTIGGNKQFLEEAGIDWKSVQQNGWTYDEFRKAIAKGVVKNDKGETSRYGFVFATSGVTSKDYLAILAKTAGLPDYFDNDLKYTYTSKKFLGLLTAIREMIDDGSMPKELSSIDAGKRWNMFLTGQTMITGKGLSAFENSARLNNEKIKANDGSAVADSIEVDYISLPVPTFNGADYIPTSIVDGYIALRGKKEPSEEHIKNIALAMNFLSSGSIAANYSNELFLTPITESARKAEVLEKFPRNEDNVAAGQAMMAKALPARTDIPTEQAAEALKIETEVIIPKLQALLADEITPQEMYDAVKAAAVKSFGEDGVVAD, from the coding sequence ATGAAAAAAAGAAACGGTTCAAAGCTACTTTTGTCCGCAATCATGATGATGTCGCTGTTATCCGCCTGTGGAGGGAAAGCAAATAACACTGCGGATTCTTCAAACTCCGGAAACACAGGCAGCAGCGGTGCGGGAAAAGATACGATCACCGCATTATTACCTCCGGTATCGGCTAATTACCAGGCCCGTTTTGCTGATATGGAAAAAGAATTTAATGCACTGCATCCTAATTTGACGCTGAAAATCGAACCGGCCAGCTGGGAAGATATGACACAAAAGCTGGATACACAAGTCAATGCAGGCTCCCCTCCGGATATTGCCTGGATCGGTGCATCCGGACTTTCGAAATATGCAGCACTAGATGTACTAATCGATCTGAACCCAGTCCTATCTGACGAAATTAAAGCGGATTATGACGAAGTTCCAATGAAATACTTTCAATTGGGTGACGCCCAGTACGGCCTGCCGGCGTATATGGAAATCCACACGATCGGCGGTAATAAACAATTCCTTGAAGAAGCCGGAATTGACTGGAAGAGTGTTCAGCAAAACGGCTGGACCTATGATGAGTTCCGGAAAGCTATTGCAAAAGGCGTAGTAAAAAATGATAAAGGTGAAACCAGCCGTTACGGTTTCGTATTCGCGACATCCGGTGTAACCTCTAAAGATTACCTGGCGATTCTTGCTAAAACGGCAGGTCTGCCGGATTACTTCGACAATGACCTCAAATACACGTATACAAGCAAAAAATTCCTGGGCCTGCTGACAGCGATCCGTGAAATGATCGACGATGGTTCTATGCCTAAAGAGCTAAGCTCCATCGATGCCGGCAAACGCTGGAATATGTTCCTGACCGGCCAAACGATGATCACCGGTAAAGGCTTGTCGGCATTTGAAAACTCCGCCCGTCTGAACAATGAGAAAATTAAAGCGAACGATGGATCAGCTGTTGCGGATTCTATCGAAGTGGATTACATTTCACTTCCGGTACCAACCTTCAACGGTGCCGATTATATCCCTACTTCCATAGTGGATGGTTATATCGCACTCCGCGGTAAAAAAGAGCCTTCAGAAGAGCATATCAAAAATATTGCCCTGGCGATGAACTTCCTGTCCTCCGGTTCGATTGCTGCCAACTACAGTAATGAGCTGTTCTTAACACCAATTACCGAGTCTGCACGTAAGGCAGAAGTGCTTGAAAAGTTCCCGCGTAACGAAGACAACGTTGCTGCAGGTCAAGCTATGATGGCCAAAGCGCTCCCGGCCCGTACAGATATTCCTACGGAGCAGGCTGCTGAAGCGCTCAAAATTGAAACAGAAGTGATCATTCCTAAACTGCAGGCCTTGCTTGCCGATGAGATTACCCCGCAAGAGATGTATGATGCAGTTAAAGCAGCTGCCGTCAAATCCTTCGGTGAAGATGGTGTGGTCGCGGACTAG